A region from the Methanofollis liminatans DSM 4140 genome encodes:
- a CDS encoding NOG1 family protein has product MEFERIPTVPTADEVLDRSFRRAAAKMRLKANKNRANEDFVKAVSSAVHDRLVHVIQSFPIFEDQAPFYRDTVEALFGIERLKMALGNVGWAAMHTKRMGFEHGGKRIRWAEDTAAMRKKAVARIASIVHQVDKDLRFLNDVRNVLRKLPEVKDDEFTVVIAGYPNVGKSSFIKLVSSAEPEVASYPFTTKGVILGHRYMGRKRIQFLDTPGLLDRPEEERNAIEEQAISAVVNSAHLILFILDPSEYCGYPIEDQYRLLETVRAMVTVPVIVVSNKADIKGGDGLSMSTATGEGVDEVLALILSQYREPAPAPAKDAAGEEAEDGAAVEGWETGLGSSGEDEMDEQDHPDD; this is encoded by the coding sequence GTGGAGTTTGAGCGGATTCCAACCGTACCAACGGCAGACGAAGTGCTGGACAGAAGTTTCCGGCGGGCCGCAGCGAAGATGAGGCTGAAGGCCAACAAAAACAGAGCAAACGAGGATTTCGTCAAAGCGGTCTCAAGCGCCGTCCACGATCGCCTTGTCCATGTCATCCAGTCCTTTCCGATCTTCGAAGACCAGGCGCCCTTTTATCGGGACACCGTCGAGGCCCTCTTCGGGATCGAACGACTGAAAATGGCCCTGGGCAACGTAGGCTGGGCGGCAATGCACACCAAGAGAATGGGTTTTGAGCACGGCGGAAAGAGGATCCGGTGGGCTGAGGACACCGCTGCCATGCGGAAGAAAGCCGTGGCAAGAATCGCCTCGATCGTACACCAGGTCGACAAAGATCTCCGGTTCCTCAACGATGTGCGCAACGTGCTGCGAAAACTCCCTGAGGTCAAGGACGACGAGTTCACAGTGGTGATCGCGGGCTACCCGAACGTCGGCAAGTCGTCGTTCATCAAGCTCGTCTCCTCTGCCGAGCCTGAAGTGGCGTCCTATCCCTTCACCACGAAGGGGGTAATCCTCGGCCACCGTTACATGGGGCGCAAGAGGATCCAGTTCCTTGACACGCCCGGACTTCTGGACCGGCCTGAAGAGGAGCGAAACGCCATCGAGGAGCAGGCGATCTCGGCCGTCGTCAATTCGGCCCATCTGATCCTCTTTATTCTGGACCCGAGCGAGTACTGCGGGTACCCGATCGAGGACCAGTACCGTCTCCTCGAAACCGTCAGGGCGATGGTGACGGTGCCGGTGATCGTCGTCTCGAACAAGGCCGATATCAAAGGCGGGGACGGTCTTTCGATGTCGACGGCGACCGGCGAAGGGGTGGACGAGGTCCTCGCCCTGATACTCTCACAGTATCGCGAGCCAGCCCCAGCTCCCGCTAAGGACGCAGCCGGCGAGGAAGCCGAGGATGGCGCCGCCGTTGAGGGGTGGGAGACCGGCCTGGGGTCTTCCGGAGAGGACGAAATGGATGAGCAGGACCATCCCGACGATTGA
- the fen gene encoding flap endonuclease-1: protein MGVALREILGEYREEVELEELRGTIAVDAFNALYQFLTIIRQPDGTPLMDKDGRVTSHLSGIFFRNLNFLEKGIRPAYIFDGAPPDLKTETVARRRGVREAAGERWKEAVERGDIEEAYKQARASTRIDDAMIASSKRLLDLMGIPWMVAPSEGEAQAAFMARQGDVGAAASQDYDALLFGAPRLVRNLTVSGKRKVRGRSVTVRPERIDLAAVLAGLGLSREELVEIGILIGTDFNPGIRGVGAKTALKIVRGGKFQETVQEKAPDFDPGPVQEFFLNPPVTGDYRLEWREPDRDGIVAMLCGEYTFSEGRIDAGLQKIGAKAGQRTLGDWF from the coding sequence ATGGGTGTCGCACTCAGGGAGATCCTCGGCGAATACCGGGAGGAGGTTGAGCTTGAAGAGCTGCGCGGCACCATTGCGGTGGACGCCTTCAACGCCCTGTACCAGTTCCTCACGATCATCAGGCAGCCCGACGGTACGCCGCTGATGGACAAGGATGGGCGAGTCACCTCGCACCTCTCAGGGATCTTTTTCCGGAACCTGAACTTTCTCGAAAAGGGGATCCGTCCGGCGTATATCTTCGACGGCGCTCCACCGGACCTGAAGACAGAGACGGTCGCCAGGCGCCGGGGGGTGAGAGAGGCCGCCGGGGAGCGGTGGAAGGAGGCGGTCGAACGGGGCGACATTGAGGAGGCGTATAAACAGGCGCGCGCCTCGACCAGGATCGACGATGCGATGATCGCCTCGTCGAAGCGCCTGCTCGACCTGATGGGGATCCCCTGGATGGTGGCGCCGAGCGAGGGTGAGGCGCAGGCGGCGTTCATGGCGCGGCAGGGCGATGTCGGTGCCGCTGCCTCGCAGGACTACGATGCCCTGCTCTTCGGGGCGCCCCGCCTGGTCAGGAACCTTACAGTATCGGGGAAGCGGAAGGTGCGGGGGCGGTCGGTGACGGTGCGGCCCGAGCGGATCGACCTTGCCGCGGTGCTCGCCGGCCTCGGGCTCTCTCGGGAGGAACTTGTCGAGATCGGCATCCTGATCGGGACCGACTTCAATCCCGGGATCAGGGGAGTCGGGGCGAAGACGGCCTTGAAGATCGTCAGGGGCGGGAAGTTCCAGGAGACAGTTCAAGAGAAGGCGCCCGATTTCGATCCCGGGCCGGTACAGGAGTTTTTCTTAAACCCGCCGGTGACCGGCGACTACCGCCTCGAGTGGCGGGAGCCAGACCGCGACGGGATCGTCGCCATGCTCTGCGGCGAGTACACCTTTTCAGAGGGGCGAATTGACGCCGGCCTCCAGAAGATCGGGGCGAAGGCCGGGCAGAGGACGCTTGGAGACTGGTTCTGA
- a CDS encoding CDP-alcohol phosphatidyltransferase family protein yields the protein MTLDRFRPYVGGLLDPAIRISVRLGITPNVYSIGALVAAFAAGVAFYEGQIGLAVLFVAINAVFDAIDGALARELKVASLRGDFIDHVSDRYADIVIITGIFAGGAASWEIGVFALTGVLMSSYMGTQAQALGVGRYYGGVLGRADRLVLILLAGLLDLIVAAPIFGLPYLGWILVFFGVFGHYTALQRIAYIWRRI from the coding sequence GTGACCCTCGACCGCTTCCGCCCATATGTGGGCGGTCTGCTTGACCCGGCGATCCGCATCTCGGTCAGGCTTGGGATTACCCCGAACGTCTACTCGATCGGGGCGCTGGTCGCCGCTTTCGCCGCCGGGGTCGCCTTCTACGAGGGGCAGATCGGGCTTGCCGTGCTTTTCGTGGCGATAAATGCTGTGTTCGACGCTATCGACGGTGCTCTGGCGCGGGAGCTGAAGGTCGCAAGCCTGCGCGGTGATTTCATCGATCATGTCTCTGACCGCTATGCCGATATCGTCATCATCACCGGGATCTTTGCCGGCGGCGCCGCCTCCTGGGAGATCGGGGTCTTCGCCCTCACCGGTGTTCTGATGTCCTCGTACATGGGAACGCAGGCACAGGCCCTCGGCGTGGGCCGCTACTATGGCGGAGTGCTCGGACGGGCCGACCGTCTGGTCCTCATCCTCCTTGCAGGCCTCCTCGACCTGATCGTGGCGGCGCCGATCTTCGGCCTCCCGTACCTTGGCTGGATCCTGGTCTTCTTCGGGGTGTTCGGGCACTATACCGCCCTCCAGAGGATCGCGTATATCTGGCGGCGGATCTGA
- a CDS encoding adenylate kinase family protein produces the protein MMTVVTGTPGTGKSAVAEELERRGWMVVRAAETVGPFVLGDDPDRDTSVVDEEAWVRSFAPVDGIVEGHLAHLLPSDRAVVLRCRPDVLEGRLQARGYARAKVRENAEAEALDVILVETLEVHPQETVLEIDTTNLSLAETADLIEGFIRGTVPPSSGSLDWSAYLMEGL, from the coding sequence ATGATGACGGTGGTGACCGGGACGCCGGGGACGGGAAAGAGCGCGGTGGCTGAGGAACTTGAGCGACGGGGCTGGATGGTGGTCCGCGCAGCTGAGACCGTCGGCCCTTTCGTCCTGGGTGACGATCCCGATCGGGATACCAGCGTCGTCGACGAGGAGGCGTGGGTGCGCTCCTTTGCACCGGTGGATGGCATCGTCGAGGGTCACCTTGCCCATCTCCTCCCTTCGGACCGCGCCGTGGTGCTGCGCTGCAGGCCTGACGTCCTGGAAGGCCGCCTGCAGGCCCGGGGGTATGCCCGGGCAAAGGTCCGTGAGAACGCCGAGGCCGAGGCCCTCGACGTCATCCTTGTCGAGACGCTGGAGGTCCACCCGCAGGAAACGGTGCTGGAGATCGATACGACCAACCTGAGCCTTGCGGAGACTGCGGACCTGATCGAGGGCTTCATCAGGGGGACGGTCCCGCCGTCCTCGGGCTCCCTCGACTGGTCGGCATACCTGATGGAGGGGCTGTGA
- the hisC gene encoding histidinol-phosphate transaminase, with the protein MKRFVRQNYIGEGGYVFAQSPEEIARQSGLSRVARLASNENPLPPPASVVEAGLSALREGNRYPEARPAALIDALRRHHGDYSFIIGNGMDGVIETVVRTVVSPGDRVVVSTPTFSFYGLAAEAQGGVVVPVPRAADFSVDAGAFVDACRGAKIAFLCSPNNPTGNALSVEAVREILDGFDCLLFLDNAYVEFSGLDYRPLMDEYDTLIEGRTMSKAYSLAGLRFGYAFVPAGLLSYLNRAATPFSVNTVALAAAGAALADQGHIDQTVAHVRRWRERFLAEIDRPVSPSDANFVLVDVAPMTGDEATARLAKKGVIVRSCRSFSGLADHYIRVSVGSEQENELFLEEINRL; encoded by the coding sequence ATGAAGCGCTTCGTTAGGCAGAATTACATCGGCGAGGGCGGATACGTCTTCGCACAGAGCCCTGAGGAGATTGCCCGGCAAAGCGGGCTCTCCCGCGTTGCCCGCCTTGCGAGCAACGAGAACCCTCTCCCACCCCCGGCGTCAGTCGTCGAGGCCGGTCTTTCGGCGCTCCGGGAGGGAAACCGCTACCCCGAGGCGCGGCCGGCCGCCCTGATCGATGCCCTGCGGCGCCACCACGGGGATTATTCCTTCATCATCGGGAACGGGATGGACGGGGTGATCGAGACCGTCGTCAGGACGGTCGTCAGTCCTGGGGACCGCGTCGTTGTCTCCACGCCGACGTTCTCGTTCTACGGCCTTGCCGCGGAGGCGCAGGGCGGCGTTGTCGTGCCGGTGCCCCGGGCGGCGGACTTCTCCGTCGATGCCGGTGCCTTCGTGGATGCCTGCCGGGGGGCGAAGATCGCCTTTCTCTGCTCGCCGAACAACCCGACCGGCAACGCCCTCTCTGTAGAGGCAGTCAGGGAGATCCTGGACGGGTTCGACTGCCTGCTCTTCCTGGACAACGCCTATGTCGAGTTCTCGGGGCTCGACTACCGCCCCCTGATGGACGAGTACGACACCCTGATCGAGGGGCGCACGATGTCGAAGGCCTACTCCCTGGCCGGCCTCAGGTTCGGCTACGCCTTTGTTCCTGCCGGTCTCCTCTCGTACCTGAACCGGGCGGCGACGCCTTTTTCCGTGAACACGGTCGCACTTGCGGCGGCCGGGGCGGCGCTGGCCGACCAGGGTCATATCGATCAGACCGTTGCCCATGTGCGGAGATGGCGGGAGCGCTTCCTTGCCGAAATCGATCGTCCGGTCTCCCCTTCGGACGCTAACTTCGTCCTCGTCGACGTGGCGCCGATGACCGGGGACGAGGCGACCGCTCGGCTCGCTAAAAAAGGTGTGATCGTCCGGTCGTGCAGAAGTTTTTCCGGGCTGGCCGACCACTATATCAGGGTGAGTGTCGGTTCCGAACAGGAAAACGAACTTTTCCTCGAAGAGATCAACAGACTATGA
- a CDS encoding aspartate aminotransferase family protein — protein MELTQDYRALDARYYMPAFSRTMKIVRGKGARVWDAEGREYIDCVAGIAVCSTGHCHPAVVKAICDQAHDLIHCSNLYYVPHQAEFAEKIVEISGLDGGKTFFSNSGAEANEGAIKLARLATGKKKFVSFTHGFHGRTLGSLAVTHKPAIREPFEPLEPKCTFIDYGDVEALKRAVDEDTAGVFVEAIQGEAGVLPAPRGFFEEIREICEKKGALMIADEVQTGMGRTGRWFAYQHTGVAPDIITMAKGIASGFPMGALVAREGLEFKKSEHGSTFAGGPLACAAGRATVRVIEEILPSIPTKAERFAAGLAAHNPRVFGLMIGVTVGERCAEAAAYCAEHGVLVNCAADGNLRLVPPLVITDEEIDTAVGVINEALR, from the coding sequence ATGGAATTAACACAGGACTATCGCGCACTGGACGCCCGCTATTATATGCCCGCGTTCAGCCGCACCATGAAGATCGTGCGCGGGAAGGGCGCACGCGTCTGGGACGCTGAAGGCAGGGAATATATCGACTGTGTGGCCGGTATTGCCGTCTGTAGCACCGGCCACTGCCACCCGGCCGTGGTGAAGGCAATCTGCGACCAGGCGCACGACCTGATCCACTGCTCGAACCTCTACTATGTTCCTCACCAGGCCGAGTTTGCCGAGAAGATCGTCGAGATATCGGGCCTTGACGGAGGGAAGACGTTCTTCTCGAACTCCGGCGCCGAGGCGAACGAGGGGGCGATCAAACTCGCTCGCCTCGCAACCGGAAAGAAAAAATTCGTCTCGTTTACCCATGGTTTCCACGGGCGGACGCTCGGGTCCCTTGCTGTCACCCACAAGCCCGCGATACGCGAGCCCTTTGAGCCCCTTGAGCCGAAGTGCACGTTCATCGATTATGGTGATGTCGAGGCGCTGAAGCGGGCGGTGGACGAAGACACCGCCGGCGTCTTCGTGGAGGCGATCCAGGGCGAGGCCGGGGTTTTACCCGCACCCCGCGGTTTCTTCGAGGAAATCAGGGAGATCTGCGAGAAAAAGGGCGCCCTGATGATCGCTGACGAGGTCCAGACAGGGATGGGCAGGACCGGACGGTGGTTCGCCTACCAGCACACCGGCGTTGCCCCTGATATTATCACGATGGCGAAGGGAATAGCATCAGGTTTCCCCATGGGTGCGCTCGTCGCCCGCGAGGGGCTTGAGTTTAAGAAGAGCGAGCACGGCAGCACCTTTGCCGGCGGTCCCCTCGCCTGTGCTGCGGGCCGGGCGACCGTCAGGGTGATCGAGGAGATCCTGCCGTCTATACCCACGAAGGCAGAGCGGTTTGCAGCCGGGCTCGCCGCCCACAACCCGCGGGTGTTTGGTCTGATGATCGGCGTCACCGTCGGCGAACGGTGCGCGGAAGCGGCGGCGTACTGCGCCGAGCACGGCGTGCTGGTGAACTGCGCCGCGGACGGCAACCTCCGTCTGGTGCCGCCCCTCGTGATCACCGATGAGGAGATCGACACCGCCGTCGGGGTCATCAATGAAGCGCTTCGTTAG
- the guaA gene encoding glutamine-hydrolyzing GMP synthase, giving the protein MVKVEAFIESAIEEIRREAGDEKVVVALSGGVDSSVCAMLAARAIGKNLIPIYVDTGLMRKGESERICELFCDIGVKRVNAAEEFFAALKGIVDPEEKRKAIGERFVRIFEREAKATGAKFLLQGTIYPDRIESEGGIKSHHNVGGMPIDMMFQKVIEPLRDLYKDEVREVAGGVGLPLEIQHRMPFPGPGLAVRVLGEVTPEAIAVVREANAIVEEELVEAYRPWQCFAALLGRGTGVKGDIRCFGWVVAVRAVNSRDGMTADPLELPFTVLGEIAGRITSEIAEVSRVVYDVTPKPPATIEYE; this is encoded by the coding sequence ATGGTAAAAGTTGAAGCGTTCATCGAGAGTGCAATCGAGGAGATCCGGCGCGAGGCAGGCGACGAGAAGGTCGTTGTCGCCCTTTCGGGCGGTGTCGACTCGTCGGTCTGCGCCATGCTTGCGGCCCGTGCGATCGGGAAGAATCTCATTCCCATCTACGTCGACACCGGGCTGATGCGGAAAGGGGAGAGTGAGCGGATCTGCGAACTCTTCTGTGACATCGGGGTAAAGCGGGTCAACGCAGCCGAAGAATTTTTTGCGGCGCTGAAGGGCATCGTCGACCCGGAGGAGAAACGGAAAGCGATTGGAGAGCGTTTCGTCAGGATATTCGAACGGGAGGCGAAGGCGACCGGGGCGAAGTTCCTTCTGCAGGGGACGATCTATCCTGACCGGATAGAGAGCGAGGGCGGGATCAAGAGCCACCACAATGTCGGCGGGATGCCCATCGACATGATGTTCCAGAAGGTAATCGAACCGCTCCGCGACCTGTACAAAGATGAGGTGCGCGAGGTCGCCGGGGGCGTCGGGCTGCCGCTGGAGATCCAGCACCGGATGCCCTTCCCGGGTCCGGGGCTTGCGGTCAGGGTGCTTGGCGAGGTGACGCCCGAGGCGATCGCCGTCGTGCGCGAGGCGAATGCGATCGTCGAGGAGGAGCTTGTCGAGGCCTACCGTCCCTGGCAGTGCTTTGCCGCTCTTCTCGGGCGGGGCACCGGCGTCAAGGGCGACATCCGCTGTTTCGGCTGGGTCGTTGCCGTCAGGGCGGTGAACTCCAGGGACGGCATGACCGCTGATCCCCTTGAACTGCCGTTTACGGTCCTTGGCGAGATCGCCGGACGGATCACCTCCGAGATCGCCGAGGTCTCGCGGGTCGTCTATGACGTTACGCCCAAACCCCCCGCAACGATTGAATATGAGTAA
- a CDS encoding CTP synthase codes for MKYIFVTGGVMSGLGKGITAASMGRILKNRGYQVTAIKIDPYLNIDAGTMNPAQHGEVFVLNDGGEVDLDLGNYERFLDIELTRSHNITTGKIYRSVIEKERRGDFLGSTVQIIPHITDEIKSCITRTAEAFENNGHKAEVCLVEVGGTVGDIESMPFLEAVRQMRGEFPQHDTSLVHVTLVPADTMGDLKTKPTQHSVKALRELGLRPDMIVCRSDRVLPVHSRKKISEFCDVPLNAVISAADAPDIYQVPMELEKEGAANVILDLLGLEKRGVDTEWYRTVTAEYTSRVTIGLITKYGVEDVYLSIKEALKHAGRALSTEVQIRWLDAETYNAEDLSEVDGVLIPGGFGMRGIPGKIRAIQYAREHQIPFLGICLGFQMAVVEYARDVLSYQDAISEEFGPGTHVIAILPEQEEVINLGGTMRLGGYPIEVAPETMALDLYGSGEITERHRHRYEVNPDYIGALETAGLVFSGKNGNRMEILELPGHPFFFATQFHPEFRSRPTRPSPPYLGFVNACRENKNRRNQR; via the coding sequence TTGAAGTATATATTTGTTACTGGCGGCGTAATGAGCGGCCTTGGCAAGGGGATTACGGCGGCTTCTATGGGAAGGATCCTCAAAAACCGTGGTTATCAGGTCACGGCGATCAAGATCGATCCCTATCTCAACATCGATGCCGGCACGATGAATCCCGCACAGCACGGCGAGGTCTTCGTCCTCAACGACGGCGGCGAGGTCGACCTCGATCTCGGCAACTACGAGCGATTTCTCGATATCGAACTCACCCGGTCTCACAACATCACCACGGGGAAGATCTATCGCAGCGTCATAGAAAAAGAGCGGCGGGGCGATTTTCTGGGGAGCACCGTTCAGATCATCCCGCATATCACCGACGAGATCAAAAGTTGCATCACGAGGACTGCGGAGGCGTTCGAGAACAACGGCCATAAGGCCGAGGTCTGCCTCGTAGAGGTTGGCGGGACGGTCGGTGATATTGAGAGCATGCCCTTCCTTGAGGCGGTGCGGCAGATGCGGGGCGAGTTCCCCCAGCACGACACCTCGCTCGTCCATGTGACCCTGGTGCCGGCCGATACGATGGGTGACCTCAAGACGAAACCCACCCAGCACTCGGTGAAGGCCCTGCGCGAACTCGGTCTGCGGCCGGACATGATTGTCTGCAGGAGCGACCGCGTCCTGCCGGTGCATTCGCGCAAGAAGATCTCCGAGTTCTGTGACGTGCCGCTCAATGCGGTGATCAGCGCTGCAGATGCCCCGGACATCTATCAGGTGCCGATGGAGCTTGAGAAGGAAGGGGCGGCGAACGTCATTCTCGATCTGCTCGGGCTTGAAAAGCGCGGTGTGGACACCGAGTGGTACCGGACGGTGACGGCAGAGTACACGAGCCGGGTGACGATCGGGCTGATCACGAAGTACGGGGTCGAAGATGTCTATCTCTCCATAAAAGAGGCGCTGAAGCACGCGGGCCGCGCCCTCTCCACCGAGGTGCAGATCCGATGGCTGGACGCGGAGACCTATAATGCCGAAGATCTCAGCGAGGTCGACGGCGTCCTGATCCCGGGCGGCTTCGGGATGAGGGGTATTCCCGGCAAGATCCGGGCGATCCAGTACGCCCGGGAGCACCAGATCCCCTTCCTCGGGATCTGCCTCGGGTTCCAGATGGCGGTAGTCGAGTACGCCCGTGATGTTCTCAGTTACCAGGATGCAATATCTGAGGAGTTCGGGCCGGGAACGCATGTGATTGCCATCCTGCCCGAACAGGAAGAAGTGATCAACCTCGGCGGCACGATGCGCCTTGGCGGCTATCCGATCGAGGTGGCCCCGGAGACGATGGCTCTGGATCTGTACGGCAGCGGCGAGATCACAGAGCGGCACCGCCACCGGTATGAGGTGAATCCGGATTATATCGGTGCGCTCGAAACTGCAGGTCTCGTATTCTCCGGGAAGAACGGCAACAGGATGGAGATTCTGGAACTGCCCGGACATCCGTTCTTCTTTGCGACCCAGTTCCATCCTGAGTTCAGGTCACGGCCGACGCGGCCGTCTCCGCCCTATCTCGGCTTTGTAAATGCATGCAGGGAGAACAAGAACCGGCGGAACCAGAGGTGA
- a CDS encoding PaaI family thioesterase — translation MMGIEPVSFGDGAAVLSMQVRPDMLNGDGWLQGGVYTALVDEAMALALITVLGDGERIATISEATSFLSGVQNGTICASGRVIRKGRSVAFAEGEVTRDDGRVLARTTASFAVLQPGR, via the coding sequence ATGATGGGGATTGAGCCGGTCTCTTTCGGCGATGGGGCGGCCGTTCTTTCGATGCAGGTGAGGCCCGATATGCTGAACGGCGACGGCTGGCTGCAGGGCGGGGTCTATACGGCGCTTGTGGACGAAGCAATGGCCCTCGCCCTCATTACCGTGCTGGGAGACGGGGAGCGTATCGCCACCATCTCTGAGGCGACGTCGTTCCTCTCGGGCGTGCAGAACGGGACGATCTGTGCGTCCGGCCGTGTGATCCGCAAAGGCAGGTCTGTCGCTTTTGCAGAGGGAGAAGTCACCCGCGACGACGGTCGGGTGCTGGCCAGGACAACAGCGTCCTTTGCTGTTCTGCAGCCCGGGAGATAG
- a CDS encoding DJ-1/PfpI/YhbO family deglycase/protease — translation MKLVCAIAPDKFRDEEVLIPLRLFADAGIETVIASTRAGTCEGMLGASVEASVPFMAISPDDYDGIVIAGGIGSQDHLWGNSDLIALVRSFASAGKVVAAICLSPVVLARAGVLSGRKATVFCSPGSTMEMKRGGATQVDNDVVTDGRIVTANGPSASENFAKAIIGLLSI, via the coding sequence ATGAAGCTCGTATGTGCAATCGCGCCGGACAAATTTCGGGATGAAGAGGTGCTGATCCCTCTGCGCCTCTTTGCAGATGCCGGCATTGAGACGGTGATCGCATCGACCCGCGCGGGTACCTGCGAAGGGATGCTCGGGGCCTCGGTAGAGGCGTCAGTGCCCTTTATGGCGATATCTCCAGACGATTACGACGGCATCGTCATCGCCGGCGGCATCGGTTCTCAGGACCATCTCTGGGGGAACAGCGATCTGATCGCTCTCGTGCGGTCCTTCGCCTCTGCCGGAAAAGTTGTCGCGGCGATTTGCCTCTCTCCGGTCGTCCTTGCACGGGCCGGCGTTCTTTCGGGGAGAAAGGCAACAGTATTTTGCAGTCCTGGCTCCACGATGGAGATGAAGCGGGGCGGGGCGACACAGGTGGACAATGATGTGGTGACTGACGGCAGGATCGTGACGGCAAACGGGCCATCTGCATCAGAAAACTTTGCAAAAGCGATTATAGGACTTCTCTCCATTTGA